In Zingiber officinale cultivar Zhangliang chromosome 1A, Zo_v1.1, whole genome shotgun sequence, a genomic segment contains:
- the LOC122000743 gene encoding BAHD acyltransferase DCR-like, producing the protein MAAAAETGAVNVVSKCTVFPDRASALGELRLSVSDLPMLSCHYIQKGLFFTAPSMPIPALCSLLVSSLARALSLFPALAGRLSTLPDGRIVVVCNDAGADFAYASAPSLSLSNLLPPFSDVPTAVKALFPLDGAVSFHGHFLPLAAFQLTELGDGAVFLGAVVNHAVVDGTSFWNFFNAWAELCRGGDPAPPDFRRNYFGESKAVLRFPGGRGPEVTFPVDAPIRERIFHFSREAILEIKSRVNGRVNRHGGGNLTAEILGKQVHDRKTADGESEEISSFQSLCALVWRSVTRARKQLSPEALTTFSMAVNCRRRVSPPVAANYFGNAIQSIPMRAVVREVVERDLRWVAELLHRGVAAHTNEAVLHGVTEWEAAPRCFLLGNPDGAGLTMGSSHRFPMYEGNDFGWGTPAAVRSGRANKFDGKMSAFPGRKGGGSVDLEVCLAPETMAALLGDEEFINYVDF; encoded by the coding sequence ATGGCTGCCGCAGCTGAAACTGGTGCTGTTAACGTGGTATCGAAGTGCACGGTGTTCCCCGATCGCGCGTCGGCGCTCGGCGAGCTCCGGCTCTCTGTGTCGGACTTACCGATGTTGTCGTGCCATTACATCCAAAAAGGCCTCTTTTTTACTGCTCCTTCAATGCCTATTCCCGCCCTCTGCTCCCTCCTTGTTTCCTCGCTGGCCCGTGCGCTCTCCCTCTTCCCCGCACTCGCCGGCCGCCTCTCCACCCTCCCCGACGGCCGTATCGTCGTTGTCTGCAACGACGCTGGCGCTGACTTCGCCTACGCTTCTGCTCCGTCCCTTTCCCTTTCCAATCTTCTGCCACCGTTTTCTGACGTGCCTACTGCTGTCAAGGCTCTTTTCCCCCTTGACGGCGCTGTCAGCTTCCACGGTCACTTCCTCCCGCTCGCTGCTTTCCAGCTCACTGAGCTCGGTGATGGAGCCGTCTTCCTGGGCGCCGTCGTCAACCATGCCGTCGTGGACGGCACCTCGTTCTGGAACTTCTTCAACGCGTGGGCGGAGCTCTGCCGCGGTGGGGACCCCGCGCCGCCGGATTTCCGCCGCAACTACTTCGGTGAGTCGAAGGCAGTGCTGCGGTTCCCCGGAGGCCGTGGTCCCGAGGTGACATTCCCAGTGGATGCGCCAATTCGGGAACGCATCTTCCACTTCAGCCGTGAGGCAATTCTGGAGATCAAATCGAGGGTGAACGGCCGCGTCAATCGCCACGGCGGCGGTAATTTGACAGCCGAAATTCTCGGGAAGCAAGTGCACGATCGGAAAACGGCGGATGGTGAATCGGAAGAGATCTCATCGTTCCAGTCGCTTTGTGCACTGGTGTGGAGGTCGGTGACGCGGGCACGAAAGCAGCTGTCGCCGGAGGCGTTGACGACGTTCAGTATGGCGGTCAATTGCCGGCGCCGAGTGTCGCCTCCAGTTGCGGCGAACTACTTCGGGAACGCGATACAGAGCATCCCGATGCGGGCGGTTGTTAGGGAGGTGGTGGAACGGGATCTCAGGTGGGTGGCGGAGCTGCTGCACCGCGGTGTGGCGGCGCACACCAACGAAGCGGTGCTGCACGGAGTGACAGAGTGGGAGGCCGCGCCGAGATGCTTCCTGCTGGGGAACCCGGACGGCGCTGGGCTGACCATGGGCAGCTCCCACCGCTTTCCCATGTACGAGGGGAACGATTTCGGGTGGGGGACGCCGGCCGCGGTGCGGAGCGGCCGGGCCAACAAGTTCGACGGAAAGATGTCTGCTTTCCCGGGCCGTAAGGGAGGCGGAAGTGTGGATTTGGAAGTCTGCCTGGCGCCGGAGACAATGGCGGCGCTGCTCGGCGATGAAGAGTTTATAAACTACGTCGACTTCTAG